Proteins co-encoded in one Mastacembelus armatus chromosome 24, fMasArm1.2, whole genome shotgun sequence genomic window:
- the pak5 gene encoding serine/threonine-protein kinase PAK 5 isoform X4 yields MFGKKKKRLEISAPSNFEHRVHTGFDPREQKFTGLPQQWQSLLADTANRPKPMVDPSYITPIQLAPMKISPKKVRSSETPLPKTIVRGNRPPKDASINGLLEEFDNISVTRSNSLRKESPPGPHQAGSSSKPLGSGHPNAPEENGFNHYYSRYSCDLDTSSRDFSQDPGKPGFSIDGDWAVGRHYRFTKQNGHSQFIRSPFYPDAMPPKSDYGKLPPDYHTYLESKGRSADEVASTVGSAVGSSGYYRASVGGSSSQDYRDTSVGTPSRASLHSEQINYPDSEWSYGGLRDEYEKRPKSSYVTQTSPTPAIRQRSRSGSGLQEPNVPYAASGLFKNPPQAHAYSSYTYPRLSESFTNSQTIVKPSHAAEVNPSFSLQLLGATGDVTGDYERPSRDGSPQVTGGDTYPRGPLKLPQSHTKPPGYPPVHLPYPPVFHHYKPSPYHHPPSQPSPPYTPQGAYSQPSSPYIPPGAYPPPSWGSSSDTQPSRVSHEQFRAALQLVVNPGDPREYLDSFIKIGEGSTGIVCIASEKHSGKQVAVKKMDLRKQQRRELLFNEVVIMRDYHHENVVNMYNSYLVGDELWVVMEFLEGGALTDIVTHTRMNEEQIATVCLSVLRALSYLHTQGVIHRDIKSDSILLTSDGRIKLSDFGFCAQVSKEVPKRKSLVGTPYWMAPEVISRLPYGTEVDIWSLGIMVIEMVDGEPPYFNEPPLQAMRRIRDNLPPRLKESHKVSSVLRSFLDLMLVREPSQRATAQELLQHPFLKLSGPPSCIVPLMRHYRHR; encoded by the exons ATGTTTGGGAAGAAGAAAAAGCGGCTGGAGATCTCTGCTCCGTCTAACTTTGAGCACCGGGTCCACACAGGCTTTGACCCGCGGGAACAGAAGTTCACCGGACTGCCGCAGCAATGGCAGAGCCTCCTGGCAGACACTGCCAACCGCCCCAAACCTATGGTGGACCCCTCCTACATCACTCCCATTCAGCTGGCACCAATGAAG ATATCTCCCAAGAAAGTCCGGTCATCCGAAACGCCGTTGCCCAAA ACCATTGTTCGAGGGAACCGGCCACCCAAAGATGCGTCCATCAATGGCCTGCTGGAGGAGTTTGACAATATCTCAGTTACGCGCTCCAACTCCCTGCGTAAAGAGAGCCCACCAGGCCCACACCAGGCTGGAAGCAGTTCCAAACCCTTGGGTAGTGGTCATCCCAATGCCCCGGAGGAGAATGGATTCAACCACTACTATTCCCGTTACTCCTGTGATCTTGACACTTCCAGCAGGGACTTCTCTCAGGATCCTGGCAAGCCAGGTTTCTCCATAGATGGGGACTGGGCTGTTGGAAGACACTATCGATTCACCAAACAAAATGGCCACTCACAGTTTATACGCAGCCCCTTCTACCCGGATGCCATGCCCCCAAAATCAGACTATGGCAAGTTGCCCCCAGACTACCACACCTACCTGGAGAGCAAAGGCCGCTCAGCTGATGAGGTGGCCTCCACAGTGGGGAGTGCGGTGGGCTCCAGTGGCTATTATCGGGCATCTGTGGGTGGGTCGTCCAGCCAGGACTACAGGGACACTTCAGTAGGCACGCCATCTCGTGCCTCGCTGCACAGTGAGCAGATCAACTACCCAGACAGTGAGTGGAGCTATGGCGGCTTGCGGGACGAGTATGAAAAGCGACCCAAGAGTTCCTACGTGACACAGACCAGCCCCACACCAGCGATCAGACAGCGATCTCGGTCAGGCTCTGGGCTGCAGGAGCCAAATGTCCCCTATGCGGCAAGTGGGCTTTTCAAGAACCCTCCACAGGCCCACGCATACAGCTCCTACACCTACCCTCGACTGTCAGAGAGTTTCACTAACTCACAGACCATAGTTAAG cCCAGTCACGCTGCTGAAGTAAATCCTTCTTTTTCCCTGCAATTGTTGGGAGCCACCGGGGATGTAACG GGCGACTACGAGCGTCCGTCACGAGACGGCAGTCCCCAGGTTACAGGTGGCGACACCTACCCTCGAGGGCCTCTCAAGCTACCTCAGAGCCACACCAAGCCGCCTGGCTACCCCCCAGTGCACCTGCCCTACCCCCCTGTCTTTCACCATTATAAACCCTCGCCTTACCATCACCCCCCTTCCCAGCCCAGTCCACCATACACCCCTCAG GGGGCCTATTCACAGCCATCATCACCCTACATCCCCCCTGGGGCCTACCCACCCCCTTCCTGGGGGTCCAGCTCTGACACTCAACCCTCTAGAGTCTCTCATGAACAGTTTAGAGCCGCGCTTCAGCTGGTGGTCAACCCAG GTGACCCCCGGGAATACCTGGACAGCTTTATCAAGATTGGTGAGGGCTCCACGGGTATTGTGTGCATCGCTAGTGAGAAACACAGTGGTAAGCAGGTGGCCGTGAAGAAGATGGACCTTagaaaacagcagagaagaGAGCTGCTTTTTAATGAG gTGGTGATCATGAGGGACTATCATCACGAGAATGTTGTAAACATGTACAACAGCTACCTAGTGGGAGACGAGTTGTGGGTTGTGATGGAGTTTCTCGAGGGTGGGGCACTCACTGACATTGTGACACACACCAG GATGAACGAGGAGCAGATTGCTACAGTGTGTTTGTCGGTGCTCAGGGCCCTGTCCTACCTGCACACACAGGGTGTCATCCACCGCGACATTAAGAGCGACTCCATTCTCCTGACCAGCGATGGCAGA atcaAGCTATCAGACTTTGGCTTTTGTGCCCAAGTTTCCAAAGAGGTGCCCAAGAGAAAGTCCCTTGTGGGTACGCCGTACTGGATGGCACCAGAGGTCATCTCTAGACTACCTTATGGGACTGAG gttgATATTTGGTCTTTAGGCATCATGGTGATTGAGATGGTTGATGGTGAGCCCCCTTACTTCAACGAGCCCCCGCTGCAGGCCATGAGGAGGATAAGAGACAACCTGCCCCCACGGCTAAAAGAGTCACACAAG GTGTCCTCAGTGCTGCGGTCCTTCTTGGACCTGATGCTGGTTAGGGAGCCCTCTCAGAGAGCCACAGCCCAGGAGCTCCTCCAGCACCCCTTCCTCA
- the pak5 gene encoding serine/threonine-protein kinase PAK 5 isoform X7 codes for MAGGQRAANIGVNRRTEVLQEPGKLRELGPDLRPVLGAAKTEKTIVRGNRPPKDASINGLLEEFDNISVTRSNSLRKESPPGPHQAGSSSKPLGSGHPNAPEENGFNHYYSRYSCDLDTSSRDFSQDPGKPGFSIDGDWAVGRHYRFTKQNGHSQFIRSPFYPDAMPPKSDYGKLPPDYHTYLESKGRSADEVASTVGSAVGSSGYYRASVGGSSSQDYRDTSVGTPSRASLHSEQINYPDSEWSYGGLRDEYEKRPKSSYVTQTSPTPAIRQRSRSGSGLQEPNVPYAASGLFKNPPQAHAYSSYTYPRLSESFTNSQTIVKPSHAAEVNPSFSLQLLGATGDVTGDYERPSRDGSPQVTGGDTYPRGPLKLPQSHTKPPGYPPVHLPYPPVFHHYKPSPYHHPPSQPSPPYTPQGAYSQPSSPYIPPGAYPPPSWGSSSDTQPSRVSHEQFRAALQLVVNPGDPREYLDSFIKIGEGSTGIVCIASEKHSGKQVAVKKMDLRKQQRRELLFNEVVIMRDYHHENVVNMYNSYLVGDELWVVMEFLEGGALTDIVTHTRMNEEQIATVCLSVLRALSYLHTQGVIHRDIKSDSILLTSDGRIKLSDFGFCAQVSKEVPKRKSLVGTPYWMAPEVISRLPYGTEVDIWSLGIMVIEMVDGEPPYFNEPPLQAMRRIRDNLPPRLKESHKVSSVLRSFLDLMLVREPSQRATAQELLQHPFLKLSGPPSCIVPLMRHYRHR; via the exons ATGGCGGGGGGCCAAAGGGCAGCAAACATTGGGGTTAATAGGAGGACTGAGGTGCTGCAAGAGCCTGGGAAGCTGAGGGAGCTGGGGCCGGACCTAAGGCCGGTGCTGGGAGCAGCAAAGACTGAGAAG ACCATTGTTCGAGGGAACCGGCCACCCAAAGATGCGTCCATCAATGGCCTGCTGGAGGAGTTTGACAATATCTCAGTTACGCGCTCCAACTCCCTGCGTAAAGAGAGCCCACCAGGCCCACACCAGGCTGGAAGCAGTTCCAAACCCTTGGGTAGTGGTCATCCCAATGCCCCGGAGGAGAATGGATTCAACCACTACTATTCCCGTTACTCCTGTGATCTTGACACTTCCAGCAGGGACTTCTCTCAGGATCCTGGCAAGCCAGGTTTCTCCATAGATGGGGACTGGGCTGTTGGAAGACACTATCGATTCACCAAACAAAATGGCCACTCACAGTTTATACGCAGCCCCTTCTACCCGGATGCCATGCCCCCAAAATCAGACTATGGCAAGTTGCCCCCAGACTACCACACCTACCTGGAGAGCAAAGGCCGCTCAGCTGATGAGGTGGCCTCCACAGTGGGGAGTGCGGTGGGCTCCAGTGGCTATTATCGGGCATCTGTGGGTGGGTCGTCCAGCCAGGACTACAGGGACACTTCAGTAGGCACGCCATCTCGTGCCTCGCTGCACAGTGAGCAGATCAACTACCCAGACAGTGAGTGGAGCTATGGCGGCTTGCGGGACGAGTATGAAAAGCGACCCAAGAGTTCCTACGTGACACAGACCAGCCCCACACCAGCGATCAGACAGCGATCTCGGTCAGGCTCTGGGCTGCAGGAGCCAAATGTCCCCTATGCGGCAAGTGGGCTTTTCAAGAACCCTCCACAGGCCCACGCATACAGCTCCTACACCTACCCTCGACTGTCAGAGAGTTTCACTAACTCACAGACCATAGTTAAG cCCAGTCACGCTGCTGAAGTAAATCCTTCTTTTTCCCTGCAATTGTTGGGAGCCACCGGGGATGTAACG GGCGACTACGAGCGTCCGTCACGAGACGGCAGTCCCCAGGTTACAGGTGGCGACACCTACCCTCGAGGGCCTCTCAAGCTACCTCAGAGCCACACCAAGCCGCCTGGCTACCCCCCAGTGCACCTGCCCTACCCCCCTGTCTTTCACCATTATAAACCCTCGCCTTACCATCACCCCCCTTCCCAGCCCAGTCCACCATACACCCCTCAG GGGGCCTATTCACAGCCATCATCACCCTACATCCCCCCTGGGGCCTACCCACCCCCTTCCTGGGGGTCCAGCTCTGACACTCAACCCTCTAGAGTCTCTCATGAACAGTTTAGAGCCGCGCTTCAGCTGGTGGTCAACCCAG GTGACCCCCGGGAATACCTGGACAGCTTTATCAAGATTGGTGAGGGCTCCACGGGTATTGTGTGCATCGCTAGTGAGAAACACAGTGGTAAGCAGGTGGCCGTGAAGAAGATGGACCTTagaaaacagcagagaagaGAGCTGCTTTTTAATGAG gTGGTGATCATGAGGGACTATCATCACGAGAATGTTGTAAACATGTACAACAGCTACCTAGTGGGAGACGAGTTGTGGGTTGTGATGGAGTTTCTCGAGGGTGGGGCACTCACTGACATTGTGACACACACCAG GATGAACGAGGAGCAGATTGCTACAGTGTGTTTGTCGGTGCTCAGGGCCCTGTCCTACCTGCACACACAGGGTGTCATCCACCGCGACATTAAGAGCGACTCCATTCTCCTGACCAGCGATGGCAGA atcaAGCTATCAGACTTTGGCTTTTGTGCCCAAGTTTCCAAAGAGGTGCCCAAGAGAAAGTCCCTTGTGGGTACGCCGTACTGGATGGCACCAGAGGTCATCTCTAGACTACCTTATGGGACTGAG gttgATATTTGGTCTTTAGGCATCATGGTGATTGAGATGGTTGATGGTGAGCCCCCTTACTTCAACGAGCCCCCGCTGCAGGCCATGAGGAGGATAAGAGACAACCTGCCCCCACGGCTAAAAGAGTCACACAAG GTGTCCTCAGTGCTGCGGTCCTTCTTGGACCTGATGCTGGTTAGGGAGCCCTCTCAGAGAGCCACAGCCCAGGAGCTCCTCCAGCACCCCTTCCTCA
- the pak5 gene encoding serine/threonine-protein kinase PAK 5 isoform X2 produces MAYSEHFDWLKELSLFPGLPGFSSMFGKKKKRLEISAPSNFEHRVHTGFDPREQKFTGLPQQWQSLLADTANRPKPMVDPSYITPIQLAPMKTIVRGNRPPKDASINGLLEEFDNISVTRSNSLRKESPPGPHQAGSSSKPLGSGHPNAPEENGFNHYYSRYSCDLDTSSRDFSQDPGKPGFSIDGDWAVGRHYRFTKQNGHSQFIRSPFYPDAMPPKSDYGKLPPDYHTYLESKGRSADEVASTVGSAVGSSGYYRASVGGSSSQDYRDTSVGTPSRASLHSEQINYPDSEWSYGGLRDEYEKRPKSSYVTQTSPTPAIRQRSRSGSGLQEPNVPYAASGLFKNPPQAHAYSSYTYPRLSESFTNSQTIVKPSHAAEVNPSFSLQLLGATGDVTGDYERPSRDGSPQVTGGDTYPRGPLKLPQSHTKPPGYPPVHLPYPPVFHHYKPSPYHHPPSQPSPPYTPQGAYSQPSSPYIPPGAYPPPSWGSSSDTQPSRVSHEQFRAALQLVVNPGDPREYLDSFIKIGEGSTGIVCIASEKHSGKQVAVKKMDLRKQQRRELLFNEVVIMRDYHHENVVNMYNSYLVGDELWVVMEFLEGGALTDIVTHTRMNEEQIATVCLSVLRALSYLHTQGVIHRDIKSDSILLTSDGRIKLSDFGFCAQVSKEVPKRKSLVGTPYWMAPEVISRLPYGTEVDIWSLGIMVIEMVDGEPPYFNEPPLQAMRRIRDNLPPRLKESHKVSSVLRSFLDLMLVREPSQRATAQELLQHPFLKLSGPPSCIVPLMRHYRHR; encoded by the exons ATGGCTTATTCAGAGCATTTTGATTGGTTGAAAGAACTCAGTTTGTTCCCAG gtttgcCAGGGTTTTCCAGCATGTTTGGGAAGAAGAAAAAGCGGCTGGAGATCTCTGCTCCGTCTAACTTTGAGCACCGGGTCCACACAGGCTTTGACCCGCGGGAACAGAAGTTCACCGGACTGCCGCAGCAATGGCAGAGCCTCCTGGCAGACACTGCCAACCGCCCCAAACCTATGGTGGACCCCTCCTACATCACTCCCATTCAGCTGGCACCAATGAAG ACCATTGTTCGAGGGAACCGGCCACCCAAAGATGCGTCCATCAATGGCCTGCTGGAGGAGTTTGACAATATCTCAGTTACGCGCTCCAACTCCCTGCGTAAAGAGAGCCCACCAGGCCCACACCAGGCTGGAAGCAGTTCCAAACCCTTGGGTAGTGGTCATCCCAATGCCCCGGAGGAGAATGGATTCAACCACTACTATTCCCGTTACTCCTGTGATCTTGACACTTCCAGCAGGGACTTCTCTCAGGATCCTGGCAAGCCAGGTTTCTCCATAGATGGGGACTGGGCTGTTGGAAGACACTATCGATTCACCAAACAAAATGGCCACTCACAGTTTATACGCAGCCCCTTCTACCCGGATGCCATGCCCCCAAAATCAGACTATGGCAAGTTGCCCCCAGACTACCACACCTACCTGGAGAGCAAAGGCCGCTCAGCTGATGAGGTGGCCTCCACAGTGGGGAGTGCGGTGGGCTCCAGTGGCTATTATCGGGCATCTGTGGGTGGGTCGTCCAGCCAGGACTACAGGGACACTTCAGTAGGCACGCCATCTCGTGCCTCGCTGCACAGTGAGCAGATCAACTACCCAGACAGTGAGTGGAGCTATGGCGGCTTGCGGGACGAGTATGAAAAGCGACCCAAGAGTTCCTACGTGACACAGACCAGCCCCACACCAGCGATCAGACAGCGATCTCGGTCAGGCTCTGGGCTGCAGGAGCCAAATGTCCCCTATGCGGCAAGTGGGCTTTTCAAGAACCCTCCACAGGCCCACGCATACAGCTCCTACACCTACCCTCGACTGTCAGAGAGTTTCACTAACTCACAGACCATAGTTAAG cCCAGTCACGCTGCTGAAGTAAATCCTTCTTTTTCCCTGCAATTGTTGGGAGCCACCGGGGATGTAACG GGCGACTACGAGCGTCCGTCACGAGACGGCAGTCCCCAGGTTACAGGTGGCGACACCTACCCTCGAGGGCCTCTCAAGCTACCTCAGAGCCACACCAAGCCGCCTGGCTACCCCCCAGTGCACCTGCCCTACCCCCCTGTCTTTCACCATTATAAACCCTCGCCTTACCATCACCCCCCTTCCCAGCCCAGTCCACCATACACCCCTCAG GGGGCCTATTCACAGCCATCATCACCCTACATCCCCCCTGGGGCCTACCCACCCCCTTCCTGGGGGTCCAGCTCTGACACTCAACCCTCTAGAGTCTCTCATGAACAGTTTAGAGCCGCGCTTCAGCTGGTGGTCAACCCAG GTGACCCCCGGGAATACCTGGACAGCTTTATCAAGATTGGTGAGGGCTCCACGGGTATTGTGTGCATCGCTAGTGAGAAACACAGTGGTAAGCAGGTGGCCGTGAAGAAGATGGACCTTagaaaacagcagagaagaGAGCTGCTTTTTAATGAG gTGGTGATCATGAGGGACTATCATCACGAGAATGTTGTAAACATGTACAACAGCTACCTAGTGGGAGACGAGTTGTGGGTTGTGATGGAGTTTCTCGAGGGTGGGGCACTCACTGACATTGTGACACACACCAG GATGAACGAGGAGCAGATTGCTACAGTGTGTTTGTCGGTGCTCAGGGCCCTGTCCTACCTGCACACACAGGGTGTCATCCACCGCGACATTAAGAGCGACTCCATTCTCCTGACCAGCGATGGCAGA atcaAGCTATCAGACTTTGGCTTTTGTGCCCAAGTTTCCAAAGAGGTGCCCAAGAGAAAGTCCCTTGTGGGTACGCCGTACTGGATGGCACCAGAGGTCATCTCTAGACTACCTTATGGGACTGAG gttgATATTTGGTCTTTAGGCATCATGGTGATTGAGATGGTTGATGGTGAGCCCCCTTACTTCAACGAGCCCCCGCTGCAGGCCATGAGGAGGATAAGAGACAACCTGCCCCCACGGCTAAAAGAGTCACACAAG GTGTCCTCAGTGCTGCGGTCCTTCTTGGACCTGATGCTGGTTAGGGAGCCCTCTCAGAGAGCCACAGCCCAGGAGCTCCTCCAGCACCCCTTCCTCA
- the pak5 gene encoding serine/threonine-protein kinase PAK 5 isoform X1, giving the protein MAYSEHFDWLKELSLFPGLPGFSSMFGKKKKRLEISAPSNFEHRVHTGFDPREQKFTGLPQQWQSLLADTANRPKPMVDPSYITPIQLAPMKISPKKVRSSETPLPKTIVRGNRPPKDASINGLLEEFDNISVTRSNSLRKESPPGPHQAGSSSKPLGSGHPNAPEENGFNHYYSRYSCDLDTSSRDFSQDPGKPGFSIDGDWAVGRHYRFTKQNGHSQFIRSPFYPDAMPPKSDYGKLPPDYHTYLESKGRSADEVASTVGSAVGSSGYYRASVGGSSSQDYRDTSVGTPSRASLHSEQINYPDSEWSYGGLRDEYEKRPKSSYVTQTSPTPAIRQRSRSGSGLQEPNVPYAASGLFKNPPQAHAYSSYTYPRLSESFTNSQTIVKPSHAAEVNPSFSLQLLGATGDVTGDYERPSRDGSPQVTGGDTYPRGPLKLPQSHTKPPGYPPVHLPYPPVFHHYKPSPYHHPPSQPSPPYTPQGAYSQPSSPYIPPGAYPPPSWGSSSDTQPSRVSHEQFRAALQLVVNPGDPREYLDSFIKIGEGSTGIVCIASEKHSGKQVAVKKMDLRKQQRRELLFNEVVIMRDYHHENVVNMYNSYLVGDELWVVMEFLEGGALTDIVTHTRMNEEQIATVCLSVLRALSYLHTQGVIHRDIKSDSILLTSDGRIKLSDFGFCAQVSKEVPKRKSLVGTPYWMAPEVISRLPYGTEVDIWSLGIMVIEMVDGEPPYFNEPPLQAMRRIRDNLPPRLKESHKVSSVLRSFLDLMLVREPSQRATAQELLQHPFLKLSGPPSCIVPLMRHYRHR; this is encoded by the exons ATGGCTTATTCAGAGCATTTTGATTGGTTGAAAGAACTCAGTTTGTTCCCAG gtttgcCAGGGTTTTCCAGCATGTTTGGGAAGAAGAAAAAGCGGCTGGAGATCTCTGCTCCGTCTAACTTTGAGCACCGGGTCCACACAGGCTTTGACCCGCGGGAACAGAAGTTCACCGGACTGCCGCAGCAATGGCAGAGCCTCCTGGCAGACACTGCCAACCGCCCCAAACCTATGGTGGACCCCTCCTACATCACTCCCATTCAGCTGGCACCAATGAAG ATATCTCCCAAGAAAGTCCGGTCATCCGAAACGCCGTTGCCCAAA ACCATTGTTCGAGGGAACCGGCCACCCAAAGATGCGTCCATCAATGGCCTGCTGGAGGAGTTTGACAATATCTCAGTTACGCGCTCCAACTCCCTGCGTAAAGAGAGCCCACCAGGCCCACACCAGGCTGGAAGCAGTTCCAAACCCTTGGGTAGTGGTCATCCCAATGCCCCGGAGGAGAATGGATTCAACCACTACTATTCCCGTTACTCCTGTGATCTTGACACTTCCAGCAGGGACTTCTCTCAGGATCCTGGCAAGCCAGGTTTCTCCATAGATGGGGACTGGGCTGTTGGAAGACACTATCGATTCACCAAACAAAATGGCCACTCACAGTTTATACGCAGCCCCTTCTACCCGGATGCCATGCCCCCAAAATCAGACTATGGCAAGTTGCCCCCAGACTACCACACCTACCTGGAGAGCAAAGGCCGCTCAGCTGATGAGGTGGCCTCCACAGTGGGGAGTGCGGTGGGCTCCAGTGGCTATTATCGGGCATCTGTGGGTGGGTCGTCCAGCCAGGACTACAGGGACACTTCAGTAGGCACGCCATCTCGTGCCTCGCTGCACAGTGAGCAGATCAACTACCCAGACAGTGAGTGGAGCTATGGCGGCTTGCGGGACGAGTATGAAAAGCGACCCAAGAGTTCCTACGTGACACAGACCAGCCCCACACCAGCGATCAGACAGCGATCTCGGTCAGGCTCTGGGCTGCAGGAGCCAAATGTCCCCTATGCGGCAAGTGGGCTTTTCAAGAACCCTCCACAGGCCCACGCATACAGCTCCTACACCTACCCTCGACTGTCAGAGAGTTTCACTAACTCACAGACCATAGTTAAG cCCAGTCACGCTGCTGAAGTAAATCCTTCTTTTTCCCTGCAATTGTTGGGAGCCACCGGGGATGTAACG GGCGACTACGAGCGTCCGTCACGAGACGGCAGTCCCCAGGTTACAGGTGGCGACACCTACCCTCGAGGGCCTCTCAAGCTACCTCAGAGCCACACCAAGCCGCCTGGCTACCCCCCAGTGCACCTGCCCTACCCCCCTGTCTTTCACCATTATAAACCCTCGCCTTACCATCACCCCCCTTCCCAGCCCAGTCCACCATACACCCCTCAG GGGGCCTATTCACAGCCATCATCACCCTACATCCCCCCTGGGGCCTACCCACCCCCTTCCTGGGGGTCCAGCTCTGACACTCAACCCTCTAGAGTCTCTCATGAACAGTTTAGAGCCGCGCTTCAGCTGGTGGTCAACCCAG GTGACCCCCGGGAATACCTGGACAGCTTTATCAAGATTGGTGAGGGCTCCACGGGTATTGTGTGCATCGCTAGTGAGAAACACAGTGGTAAGCAGGTGGCCGTGAAGAAGATGGACCTTagaaaacagcagagaagaGAGCTGCTTTTTAATGAG gTGGTGATCATGAGGGACTATCATCACGAGAATGTTGTAAACATGTACAACAGCTACCTAGTGGGAGACGAGTTGTGGGTTGTGATGGAGTTTCTCGAGGGTGGGGCACTCACTGACATTGTGACACACACCAG GATGAACGAGGAGCAGATTGCTACAGTGTGTTTGTCGGTGCTCAGGGCCCTGTCCTACCTGCACACACAGGGTGTCATCCACCGCGACATTAAGAGCGACTCCATTCTCCTGACCAGCGATGGCAGA atcaAGCTATCAGACTTTGGCTTTTGTGCCCAAGTTTCCAAAGAGGTGCCCAAGAGAAAGTCCCTTGTGGGTACGCCGTACTGGATGGCACCAGAGGTCATCTCTAGACTACCTTATGGGACTGAG gttgATATTTGGTCTTTAGGCATCATGGTGATTGAGATGGTTGATGGTGAGCCCCCTTACTTCAACGAGCCCCCGCTGCAGGCCATGAGGAGGATAAGAGACAACCTGCCCCCACGGCTAAAAGAGTCACACAAG GTGTCCTCAGTGCTGCGGTCCTTCTTGGACCTGATGCTGGTTAGGGAGCCCTCTCAGAGAGCCACAGCCCAGGAGCTCCTCCAGCACCCCTTCCTCA